The genomic interval ACAAAAAGGGCTGCCAGCAGAAAAATAACAATAAAAAAAAGCCCCAGTGCCGCAGCAAAGGCAACACTTCTTATGGCCATGCGCAGGGGAGCCTTCATGCATTTCCCCTTTCAGAAACCATCAGCCTTCTGCAGAAAAAAATCAGCAGGGTGGTAATCAGATAAAGGGTCAGACCGCAGGCAAAAATGGACCTGAACTCAGGGCTTTGGGTATCCGAAGCCATCACAAGGGCAATGTGGCCTGTCAGGGTGCGGGCCGGTTCCGTAAGGGAAGAAGGAAAGGCCAGACTGTTGCCTGCCAGCATCAGGGCGATGAGGGTATCCCCCACGGCCCTGCCTGCGGCGAGTAGCACCCCCGCCACGATACCGCTTCTGGCCCGGGGCAGAAGCAGAAAAACAAATTTTTCTTCAGGACGGGCTCCCATGGCTGTCATGGCTCGCAGATCTTCTTTGGGAACAGCGCGGAAGGCATCGGAAAAAAAGAGTATCATGGTAGGGGCGATGAGAAGGGCCAGCATGAGGGATGCGGCAAGAATGGAAAAACCGGACCCTCCCATGGCCTTGCGGAGAAAAGGCACCAGAAGAAAGACCGCCAGAAAACCATAAACAACCGTGGGAATACCCGTCATAAGCTGAAAAACAGGCCGTATCCAGCGGACAAGATTTTTATGGGCAAGATCCGCCTCACAGAAAGCTGCCGCTCCCAGTGATACGGGAAAGGCAATGCATACCGCCAGCAGACTGATTACACCCGTTCCAGCAATCATGGGGGCAATGCCGTAATTACCGGCCAGAGGCTGCCAGGGTGTCACCAGCAAAAGGAAATACCCACCGCTCTTCAGAAGCGGAAAGGCAAAAAAAAGAAAAAAACCAAAAAGCAGCAGCACAAGACAGAAAGTGAAATATGCTGAAAATCCGCAAAAATGCAGAAAAATTCTTTCCCCTTTTCCCCTTGCTAAAAAAAAATGGTTTTCCATTACCTGAATCTGCCCCCCGGACAAAAATCTCCGTGTTAAAATATTTAAGAAAAGCTGTCTCTTTTCAAAATTGTACCCGGAAAAGGCGATTCCGCCTTCCGGGCATTTTTTTCATTTATACCGAATCCGGCAAAGAATAAGCAGCCAGTTCGGCTGGCATCCGGTACAGAGGATGCCAGAATAATTCATCTTCTATCAGCCAAGCCGGAATCAGTCCCTGTCTGCGGGTATAAAACCCTTATCCCGGATAATAGCCTGTCCTTCAGGCGTATAAAGATAATTCAGAAAATCCGCTGCCAGCCCGGTGGCTTCACCCTCTGTGCTGCTGTAAAGACCACGGGAAACGGTATAGGCACCGGAAAGCACAGTATCCACTCCGGGCATTACACCTTCAAAACGAAGCCCCTTGATACCCGGCTCCAGATGACCTACGGATACATAGCCAATGGCAGCAGGATCCTGGGTAATGGCCGTTTTCATGGCTCCATTGGAAGCCACCACATGGGCAGTATCCACAATATCTCCCTTTTTAAGGGCTTTTGACCAGAAAACCTCACGGGTTCCAGAAGCAGCATCCCTGGTATAAAGGGTGATGGTTCTGTCAGGCCCCCCGAGTTCTTTCCAGTTTCTGATTTCCCCTTTATAAATGGCAGCAAGGCTTGCCGCATCCAGACCATCAACGGGATTGGAAGGATGGACAGCCAGAGCCACGCCATCCAGTGCCCAGCGGTAAAGGACAAGGCCATAGCTTTCAATTTCACGCTCCGTAGGTCTTCGCCCTGAATTTCCTATATCCACAAGGCCCTCTCCCACTTTCTGGATACCCACGCCGGAGCCACCGCCTGCAATGGCAATGCGGACCGAGGGTGCCTCTGTCATGACCAGACGGGCAAGATCCCGCATAACAGGTATATGGGCCGTTCCCCCTGCTATCTGCAGTGTTCCACTTTTTCCTTTAAAGGATACGGACTCTCCCGCATAAACCTGAACCACAAAGGGAAAAATCAGCAAAAAAGACACCATAAAGATTTTTTGAATGTAACGCATTGAAACTCCTTATTTTTGAATAAATTATGAATGACAGGTCGGGATAACATGGGGAATGAGGCAGGGCAAATTTTGTATTTCTATGGAAAACAGAATATGGATAGAAAAAAACAATACATGAACAAACATAGAAAAAGGCTGCCCCCAAAGGAACAGCCTTTTTCAAGATATTCAGCTCCAGCAGTCAAAAGCCTAAGAAACCTCAAAGCTCTGCCGGATCAATTTGTTATTTAAACCTTAAAACGCCTCATCATTTCACGGATTTCCTCGGAAAGCTCAGAAAGCTCCCTAACAGTTTCCTGAACCTGATTACTGGCGCTTTCCACCTGACTGGCCGCTGCACTAACCGAAGCCATGTCTCTTGCGATTTCTCCTGAAACCTGATTCATTTCACCACTCTGGTCATTGGCCTCCTCCACCATGGAAGATGCCGATGCAATGTTTGACGCCACTTCACGGATGGCAGAGGACTGTTCTTCTATGGCAGCGGCAATGGTTCCCACAATGTGATTGACATTCTGGATGCCCCGCACAATCCCTTCAATATCTGCCGAAGCCCTTTCCGAAGCGGTCTGGATACCCGTAATTTTTTCCCGGATATCCCCCGTGGCTCTGGCCGTCTGACCGGCAAGCTCCTTGATTTCTCCGGCAACCACGGCAAAACCCTTGCCAGCCTCACCCGCACGGGCCGCTTCAATGGTGGCATTTAAGGCCAGAAGGTTGGTCTGATCCGAAATCCCGTTAATGGTTTCCGTCACCTTACCGATTTCATGGGCAGCGCCTCCCAGCTCCTGCATCATCCGGGCAAAACCTTCAATACTTTTAACGGACTCTTCCGTACTGGTGTTGGCCTTTGCCGTATTGGTGGCAATCTCTCCTATGGTAGAAGTCATTTCCTCCATGGCCGAAGCAACGGAGTTAAGATTTCCCGAAGAAACTTCCATTTTATGGGCCATGGCCTTGGCTGAAGTGGTCATTTCCTCGGCTGCAGCAGCCACACTTTCTGAAAGCGTGCTGGATTCCTGAGCACTCTGGGCTGTCTGCTCAGAAATACTGGAAAGCTCTGTGGAAGAAGATGCCAGAGTCTCTACGCCGCCATTTAAGCGGCCAAAAACTTCACGCAGCGAACTTGCCATTTCTCCCATCTGCCGTCCCATATCCCCAAGTTCATCTTTTCTATTCAAAAGATCCGGAGGAACGGTTCGGGTCATGTCTCCATCGGAAATGGACTTAAACATCCGTCCACTCTGACCCAGAGGCAGAACAATGCTGCGGGTGATAATAATACCAAAGCTTATCGCCAGAACAAGGGCCACAAAGAGGGCCACAAGGGTCATTCTTTTATTTCGTTCTGAAAGGGCCTGCAGTGCCGCCCCCTCCCGTGTGGCAATGTCCCTGTTAATTTCCACAACCCTGTCCAGATGGGCCATGGCCCTTTCCTGTAAAGGCAGAATCTCTTCCACCAGCATTCGGGTCATGCCATCCTGCATCTCCTGAACCTGAAAAGCTTCATCCAGAAAAACAAAGAAAATTTCAAAAACACTTTCAGCAGCAGGCTGCATCTCCCCATCAAAAATCCTCAAAGCCCCGTCCCTGTCTCCCTCTTCCATGGACTTACGGATTTTTGCTATACTTTCATGGAAATTCCTGTGGGGCTCATGCATAGATTTTAGGGCTGACTGCAAATTTCTGTTGGATGTGGAAAAGGAGATCAGCCAGCGACCAAAATTGCATTCCCTGTGATCTTCTCCGCCGTCAAAGGATTCTCCAAGCAAAATATAATTTGCCACCCGATTCATCAAAGCATAATGATCCGAACGAAACATCTGTATATATCCAAGGAGTTCATCCGCATTCAAAATGCCCGTAGCATCGATCTCCTGGGACTGGGACAAAAAAACATCATTGACACTGCGCCATTTTGAAAGAACATCGAGAAAAGCCTGCCACTCCCGGCTTTCTTCCGGTGTCTGGGGCAAAGGAGCATAGAGATCCGCAGCCTCTCCATAGCTTTTTCGTGCTGCATCAATGTTAGAATAGGCAATTGTTCTGACTTCCATGCTATTTCTGGGATTTAATAGCATACGCTGGGCAGAAATAAGCTTTTCCAGCTGATATTCCATGACAAGCACAGAATCCAGACTGGGCAGGCGCACCATCACAATTTCATCTGCGGAACTATCGGTTCTTATGGAGGACACATAGCCAAGCCCACCCAGAAAAAAGATAATGAGCGTCAATAAGCCAAAGGCCAGAGCCATGCGCCTGCCAACTTTAAGGTTGTTTAAAAAATGCATTGGTATCTCCTTTGAACCGGGTTTACACTACCCTGTATAAGGCTGCTGTCTATTTTAGACTTGTGCAGTATACAATCCGAGCAGAATAATAATCATGACAAGCAGAAAACATTTTTTTAATTTTGAAATCTTATCCAAACATGCTGAAAAAGTCCATTTAAAAAGGCTTTTTTCAATATGAAGGCCCTGCCGGGTGAACAGGATGAAAAAACAAATAGCTGTCCAAAAAAAAAGGAGAAGCTGTACTTATAGAATACAAATGCGGCTTAAGACATCAAAGAGGTGAAAAAGTTCATTAAGATCATGCTGTACTAAATCAAAAGAATTTCAGGTGAAATAATGTATTACAAATCACAGAGACAAAAAAGCCCGGCAGGTTTTTCACCATACCGGGCTTTAATATTATACTGGTAGGCGCATCCGGACTTGAACCGGAGACTTCTACCGTGTCGGGGTAGCGCTCTACCAACTGAGCTATGCGCCTGAAACAGGTTTTTTCTTTACCTCCTTTAAGCCTTCAGGTCAAGGAAAAAGAAAGCCGTATCCGCAACCGCCTTGACTTTTTTTTATAAAAAAAGCAAAGCTTCTTTAGTTTTTACTTATTACAAACAATAAGGAGTTTCCATGTCCTCCCATCCAGCACTGCCCGCCCTTGCCGAACTTTACGCCCTGCAGGAAAAAACCTTTCTTGATTTCCATTCAGCCTGCGCACCGGGCTGCGCATTGTGCTGCACACGCAATGTCATAATCACAAGCCTTGAGGCAGAATATATTCTTTCGCATATAAATAATGAAACAGCAGAAAAAATCAGTGCTGCAGCAAAA from Desulfobotulus mexicanus carries:
- a CDS encoding PstC family ABC transporter permease gives rise to the protein MENHFFLARGKGERIFLHFCGFSAYFTFCLVLLLFGFFLFFAFPLLKSGGYFLLLVTPWQPLAGNYGIAPMIAGTGVISLLAVCIAFPVSLGAAAFCEADLAHKNLVRWIRPVFQLMTGIPTVVYGFLAVFLLVPFLRKAMGGSGFSILAASLMLALLIAPTMILFFSDAFRAVPKEDLRAMTAMGARPEEKFVFLLLPRARSGIVAGVLLAAGRAVGDTLIALMLAGNSLAFPSSLTEPARTLTGHIALVMASDTQSPEFRSIFACGLTLYLITTLLIFFCRRLMVSERGNA
- a CDS encoding methyl-accepting chemotaxis protein, whose product is MHFLNNLKVGRRMALAFGLLTLIIFFLGGLGYVSSIRTDSSADEIVMVRLPSLDSVLVMEYQLEKLISAQRMLLNPRNSMEVRTIAYSNIDAARKSYGEAADLYAPLPQTPEESREWQAFLDVLSKWRSVNDVFLSQSQEIDATGILNADELLGYIQMFRSDHYALMNRVANYILLGESFDGGEDHRECNFGRWLISFSTSNRNLQSALKSMHEPHRNFHESIAKIRKSMEEGDRDGALRIFDGEMQPAAESVFEIFFVFLDEAFQVQEMQDGMTRMLVEEILPLQERAMAHLDRVVEINRDIATREGAALQALSERNKRMTLVALFVALVLAISFGIIITRSIVLPLGQSGRMFKSISDGDMTRTVPPDLLNRKDELGDMGRQMGEMASSLREVFGRLNGGVETLASSSTELSSISEQTAQSAQESSTLSESVAAAAEEMTTSAKAMAHKMEVSSGNLNSVASAMEEMTSTIGEIATNTAKANTSTEESVKSIEGFARMMQELGGAAHEIGKVTETINGISDQTNLLALNATIEAARAGEAGKGFAVVAGEIKELAGQTARATGDIREKITGIQTASERASADIEGIVRGIQNVNHIVGTIAAAIEEQSSAIREVASNIASASSMVEEANDQSGEMNQVSGEIARDMASVSAAASQVESASNQVQETVRELSELSEEIREMMRRFKV
- a CDS encoding phosphate ABC transporter substrate-binding protein, whose amino-acid sequence is MRYIQKIFMVSFLLIFPFVVQVYAGESVSFKGKSGTLQIAGGTAHIPVMRDLARLVMTEAPSVRIAIAGGGSGVGIQKVGEGLVDIGNSGRRPTEREIESYGLVLYRWALDGVALAVHPSNPVDGLDAASLAAIYKGEIRNWKELGGPDRTITLYTRDAASGTREVFWSKALKKGDIVDTAHVVASNGAMKTAITQDPAAIGYVSVGHLEPGIKGLRFEGVMPGVDTVLSGAYTVSRGLYSSTEGEATGLAADFLNYLYTPEGQAIIRDKGFIPADRD